A region from the Sutcliffiella horikoshii genome encodes:
- a CDS encoding ion transporter, translated as MQNLKKTIQQIVGHRFFMNTVMFVILLNAILIGIETYPDLRAEYAGLIHGFEVFFLWFFTIEIILRMLAEKKLHHFFKSRWNVFDFVIVAGVLFFSGTYFISAIRILRVLRVLRAITVVPSLNRLVTAFLKTIPSLGTIMMLLSLVFYVYAVLGVLLYGDISPEYFGSLHLALVTLFQVITLESWASGVFRPIFAESPLSWVYFVSFILVGTFIVLNLIVGEILNNIQEAKEEELKEEKIEVSKKELAKITNEIAELKQLLQNKEKM; from the coding sequence ATGCAAAATTTGAAAAAAACGATACAACAAATAGTAGGGCACCGCTTTTTTATGAATACGGTCATGTTTGTCATCCTCTTGAATGCAATCTTGATTGGGATTGAGACATATCCTGACTTAAGAGCGGAATATGCAGGGCTGATTCATGGCTTTGAAGTGTTTTTCTTATGGTTTTTTACGATTGAAATTATTTTAAGGATGCTTGCTGAGAAGAAACTTCACCATTTCTTTAAAAGCAGATGGAATGTGTTTGACTTTGTCATTGTGGCAGGAGTCCTTTTCTTTAGTGGAACGTATTTTATATCTGCCATCCGGATTTTACGTGTTCTAAGGGTACTGCGCGCCATTACGGTCGTTCCATCCTTGAACCGCCTTGTGACTGCTTTTCTAAAAACCATTCCGTCACTTGGAACGATCATGATGTTATTATCTCTTGTCTTTTATGTTTACGCGGTATTGGGAGTCCTGCTGTATGGAGATATTTCACCGGAATATTTCGGATCCCTACATTTAGCACTTGTGACACTGTTCCAGGTCATCACATTGGAGTCGTGGGCAAGCGGCGTCTTCCGTCCCATTTTCGCAGAGAGCCCACTTTCTTGGGTATATTTCGTTTCCTTCATCCTAGTTGGAACGTTTATCGTCTTGAACCTGATTGTCGGGGAGATCTTGAACAATATTCAGGAAGCAAAGGAAGAGGAATTAAAAGAAGAGAAAATAGAGGTCAGCAAAAAAGAGCTGGCGAAAATTACGAATGAGATTGCAGAGCTTAAGCAACTTTTACAAAACAAAGAAAAGATGTAA
- a CDS encoding uracil-DNA glycosylase, whose translation MENVSGTWKDLLEKEASQKYFRDLMDFLEEEYTKQTVYPEKEAIFSAFQATSYEDVKVVILGQDPYHGKGQAHGMSFSVQKGVRVPPSLKNIYRELYEDQGFEPVDHGFLMEWAEQGVLLLNTVLTVRESNPNSHKGKGWELFTDEVIRALNEREKPVIFILWGKHAEQKEALITNSHHYILKSPHPSPFSARKGFFGSRPFSKVNAILEEIGEEAIDWRLTP comes from the coding sequence GTGGAGAACGTAAGCGGAACGTGGAAAGATTTGTTGGAAAAAGAGGCATCCCAAAAGTACTTTAGGGATCTGATGGACTTCCTAGAAGAGGAATATACAAAGCAAACAGTCTATCCAGAAAAGGAAGCCATCTTCTCAGCATTCCAGGCAACAAGTTATGAAGATGTAAAAGTCGTCATACTTGGACAAGACCCTTACCACGGGAAAGGACAGGCGCACGGCATGAGTTTTTCTGTCCAAAAAGGGGTGCGAGTCCCGCCTTCACTAAAAAATATTTACCGTGAGCTTTATGAGGACCAAGGTTTCGAGCCTGTAGACCATGGCTTTTTGATGGAGTGGGCAGAGCAAGGTGTGTTATTATTAAATACGGTTTTAACCGTGAGAGAAAGCAATCCCAACTCCCATAAGGGGAAGGGCTGGGAGCTTTTTACCGATGAAGTGATCCGAGCGTTAAATGAGCGTGAGAAACCAGTCATTTTTATCCTGTGGGGAAAACATGCGGAACAAAAGGAAGCACTGATAACAAATAGTCATCATTATATCCTGAAAAGTCCGCATCCGAGTCCGTTTTCGGCCCGCAAAGGCTTTTTTGGTAGCAGGCCTTTCTCAAAGGTGAATGCCATCTTAGAGGAGATTGGTGAAGAAGCCATCGATTGGCGGTTAACGCCCTAA
- the zwf gene encoding glucose-6-phosphate dehydrogenase, protein MVSKKENPTSLIVIFGATGDLAKRKLYPSIYRLYKNGSISKNFAVVGVARRPLTNEEFRSNVSNSVSSVANGDGNVEEFSSHFYYHPFDVTSSESYQQLKGLLGDLDSDYETNGNRIFYLAMAPEFFGTIATNLKSEGLTETDGWKRLVIEKPFGHNLPSAKDLNAEIRQAFDESEIYRIDHYLGKEMVQNIEVIRFANALFEPLWNNRYISNIQITSSEVLGVEDRGRYYENSGALRDMVQNHMLQMVALLAMEPPIKLNPEEIRSEKVKVLRAMRKIEQDDVEDYFVRGQYGAGNVDGNQVQGYREENSVDPNSNTETYVAGKLLIDNFRWAGVPIYIRTGKRMSEKSTKIIVQFKDIPMNLYYNRGEKVDPNLLVINIQPEEGITLHLNAKKSGKDVTTTPIRLDYTNNCIDGINTPEAYERLIFDAMRGDMTNFTHWDEVALSWSFIDEISKAWENTRAFDFPNYESGSMGPKLADGLLEKDGFHWWPL, encoded by the coding sequence ATGGTGAGTAAAAAAGAAAATCCGACATCTTTAATTGTCATTTTTGGTGCAACGGGAGATCTAGCGAAACGAAAGCTGTATCCTTCCATCTATCGTCTTTATAAAAATGGTAGCATCTCTAAAAACTTTGCTGTTGTCGGCGTTGCAAGACGTCCGCTCACAAATGAAGAGTTCCGTTCTAATGTGTCTAATTCTGTCAGCAGCGTGGCAAATGGCGACGGAAACGTAGAGGAATTCAGCTCTCACTTCTATTATCATCCATTTGATGTGACAAGTAGCGAATCCTATCAACAACTAAAAGGATTATTGGGTGATTTGGATTCCGACTATGAAACGAATGGTAATAGAATTTTCTATCTTGCCATGGCTCCTGAGTTCTTCGGCACGATTGCGACGAACCTGAAGTCAGAAGGATTGACCGAAACTGACGGCTGGAAGCGTCTTGTTATTGAAAAACCGTTCGGACACAATCTTCCATCTGCTAAAGATTTGAACGCTGAAATTCGTCAAGCATTTGATGAATCTGAAATCTACCGTATCGATCATTATCTTGGAAAAGAAATGGTCCAAAATATTGAAGTAATACGTTTTGCCAACGCTCTTTTCGAGCCACTGTGGAACAACCGTTACATCTCTAACATCCAAATCACCTCGAGTGAAGTGCTTGGTGTGGAAGATCGCGGACGTTACTACGAAAACTCTGGTGCCCTGCGAGACATGGTGCAAAACCACATGCTTCAGATGGTCGCGCTTCTTGCAATGGAGCCGCCAATCAAGCTGAATCCAGAAGAGATTCGCAGTGAAAAAGTAAAAGTCTTGCGTGCGATGAGAAAGATTGAACAAGATGATGTCGAGGATTATTTTGTACGCGGGCAGTACGGCGCGGGGAATGTCGATGGCAACCAAGTCCAAGGCTATCGAGAGGAAAATTCCGTGGATCCAAACTCCAATACGGAAACGTATGTGGCGGGTAAACTGTTAATTGACAACTTCCGCTGGGCCGGTGTTCCAATCTATATCCGTACAGGAAAAAGAATGAGTGAAAAGTCCACAAAGATTATCGTTCAATTCAAGGATATTCCGATGAATTTATACTATAATCGCGGGGAAAAGGTAGATCCTAACCTTCTTGTCATCAACATTCAACCAGAAGAAGGTATCACCTTGCATTTGAATGCGAAAAAATCGGGTAAGGATGTAACAACCACTCCTATCAGACTTGATTATACAAACAACTGCATCGACGGCATCAACACACCAGAAGCTTATGAACGCTTGATCTTTGACGCAATGCGCGGTGATATGACGAACTTCACTCACTGGGATGAAGTGGCTCTGTCTTGGAGCTTTATCGATGAGATCTCCAAAGCGTGGGAAAACACGAGAGCATTTGACTTTCCGAACTACGAATCTGGTTCCATGGGTCCAAAGCTTGCCGACGGATTATTGGAAAAAGACGGCTTCCACTGGTGGCCATTATAA
- a CDS encoding cyclase family protein, with protein MKVYDVSSPIYTGMPVYKNKPEKQPKQTTNTNGYVTETRLELDVHTGTHVDAPLHMVVDGETIETLPLDKLVGPCKVFDLTGVEDRITVKDIEGLDIQKDDFLLFKTKNSFDEEFNFDFVFVAEDAAAYLAEIGVSGVGVDALGIERSQEGHPTHKTLFANDVIIIEGLRLKDIAEGEYIMCAAPLKLSGVDASPARIVLMDMK; from the coding sequence ATGAAAGTTTACGACGTATCATCCCCTATTTACACGGGAATGCCAGTATATAAAAATAAACCGGAAAAGCAACCAAAACAAACGACCAACACAAACGGTTATGTAACCGAAACCCGCCTGGAGCTGGATGTCCACACGGGAACACATGTGGATGCCCCGCTTCACATGGTGGTAGACGGAGAAACAATCGAAACCTTGCCATTGGACAAGCTTGTTGGTCCTTGTAAAGTGTTTGACTTGACTGGAGTTGAGGACCGCATCACGGTGAAGGATATTGAAGGGCTGGACATTCAAAAGGACGATTTCCTTTTATTCAAAACGAAAAACTCTTTTGATGAAGAGTTCAACTTTGACTTTGTGTTTGTAGCAGAGGACGCAGCGGCGTACTTGGCTGAAATCGGCGTAAGCGGCGTTGGTGTCGATGCACTTGGCATCGAGCGCAGCCAGGAAGGCCACCCGACACACAAAACGCTTTTCGCAAATGACGTCATCATCATTGAAGGCTTGCGTTTGAAGGATATCGCAGAAGGCGAGTACATCATGTGCGCGGCGCCGTTAAAGCTGAGCGGTGTGGATGCATCACCGGCACGTATTGTATTGATGGATATGAAGTAA
- the gndA gene encoding NADP-dependent phosphogluconate dehydrogenase, whose translation MAKQQIGVIGLAVMGKNLAMNIESRGYSVSVFNRSPEKTEEFLQETEGRNFKGTYSIEEFVQSLESPRKILLMVKAGGPTDATIDSLKPYLDKGDILIDGGNTLYTDTIRRNKELGELGLNFIGTGVSGGEEGALKGPSIMPGGQKEAYELVEDILKSISAKVEGDACCTYIGPDGAGHYVKMVHNGIEYGDMQLISEAYFLLKNVLGLSAQELHEVFSEWNKGELDSYLIEITADIFTKVDDETGKPLVDVILDTAGQKGTGKWTSKSALDLGVPLPIITESVFARFISAMKEERVKASGILRGPEAVGFTGDKEAFIESVRKALYMSKICSYAQGFAQLRAASEEYGWDLKYGEIAMIFRGGCIIRAQFLQKIKEAYDREAGLANLLLDPYFKEIVESYQGGLREILGVAIQHGVPVPSFSSALAYYDSYRSETLPANLIQAQRDYFGAHTYQRVDKEGIFHTEWMK comes from the coding sequence ATGGCAAAGCAACAAATCGGCGTAATCGGTTTAGCGGTTATGGGAAAAAACCTGGCAATGAACATTGAGAGCAGAGGTTATTCCGTTTCCGTTTTTAACCGTTCCCCGGAAAAGACAGAAGAATTCCTTCAAGAAACAGAAGGAAGAAACTTTAAAGGTACATACAGCATCGAAGAATTTGTTCAATCTCTAGAGTCCCCTCGCAAAATTTTACTTATGGTAAAAGCAGGCGGCCCGACGGATGCAACAATTGACTCGTTAAAACCGTATCTTGATAAAGGTGACATCCTGATTGATGGTGGAAACACACTTTACACAGATACCATTCGCCGTAACAAAGAACTTGGCGAGCTTGGCTTGAACTTCATCGGGACAGGCGTTTCCGGTGGGGAAGAGGGAGCGCTAAAAGGTCCTTCCATCATGCCTGGTGGACAAAAAGAAGCATACGAACTTGTAGAAGATATCCTGAAAAGCATTTCCGCAAAAGTGGAAGGCGACGCTTGCTGCACATACATCGGTCCAGACGGTGCCGGACATTATGTGAAAATGGTGCATAACGGAATTGAGTACGGTGACATGCAACTTATTAGTGAAGCGTATTTCTTATTGAAGAATGTACTTGGTCTTTCTGCTCAAGAGCTTCACGAAGTGTTCTCCGAGTGGAACAAAGGTGAGCTTGACAGCTACCTGATCGAAATCACAGCAGACATCTTTACAAAAGTGGACGACGAAACAGGCAAGCCGCTTGTAGATGTTATTCTTGATACAGCTGGACAAAAAGGAACTGGTAAATGGACAAGCAAGAGCGCATTAGATCTTGGTGTTCCACTTCCAATCATCACAGAATCCGTATTCGCACGCTTTATCTCTGCTATGAAAGAAGAGCGCGTGAAAGCAAGCGGCATTCTTCGTGGGCCAGAAGCAGTCGGCTTTACTGGTGACAAAGAAGCGTTCATCGAGAGCGTGCGTAAAGCACTTTACATGAGCAAGATCTGCTCTTACGCTCAAGGATTTGCACAATTGCGTGCAGCATCTGAAGAGTACGGTTGGGACCTGAAATACGGCGAGATCGCCATGATCTTCCGCGGCGGTTGCATCATCCGTGCGCAATTCTTGCAAAAAATTAAAGAAGCTTACGACCGTGAAGCGGGCCTTGCAAACCTATTGCTTGACCCATACTTCAAAGAAATCGTGGAAAGCTACCAAGGCGGCCTTCGCGAAATCCTTGGCGTTGCAATCCAGCACGGCGTACCTGTACCATCCTTCTCAAGCGCGCTTGCATACTATGACAGCTACCGCTCTGAGACGTTGCCTGCAAACTTGATCCAAGCGCAGCGTGACTACTTCGGTGCTCATACGTATCAACGTGTGGACAAGGAAGGGATCTTCCATACGGAGTGGATGAAGTAA
- a CDS encoding DUF1836 domain-containing protein: protein MGKEWNRMELAQFLVKLEQGTLSVEMRQDMPKSFQNLSFKKGKEEVGLTMSNIVWLGNQLESANYTEPALKNWVKREIKEYIGAPQVGRKYSIQQTALLFIVKDLKVLLDFEAIRKVLGSIFNNPVERADDIISPLKFYQGYACLYEQLMQKTNLLTESNIKSEIEQFLIAEDGFTVEDKGKVFDALMVATLAVRTNFLKAWAQRYVMGENGKE, encoded by the coding sequence ATGGGAAAAGAGTGGAACAGAATGGAGTTGGCGCAGTTTCTGGTGAAATTGGAACAAGGGACGCTTTCTGTTGAAATGAGGCAGGACATGCCGAAAAGTTTCCAAAATCTTTCTTTTAAAAAAGGGAAAGAGGAAGTTGGTTTAACGATGTCCAATATCGTTTGGCTCGGCAATCAGTTGGAAAGCGCCAATTATACAGAACCGGCTTTGAAAAATTGGGTAAAACGAGAAATAAAAGAGTACATAGGGGCCCCTCAAGTTGGTCGCAAATACTCCATCCAGCAGACCGCACTGCTTTTTATTGTCAAAGACCTTAAAGTGCTACTTGATTTTGAAGCGATCAGGAAGGTGCTCGGTTCCATTTTCAATAACCCTGTGGAGCGGGCAGATGATATCATCAGTCCTTTAAAGTTTTATCAAGGATATGCTTGTTTGTATGAGCAATTGATGCAAAAGACAAATCTACTCACAGAGAGCAACATCAAAAGCGAAATCGAGCAATTTTTGATAGCCGAAGATGGATTTACAGTAGAAGATAAGGGGAAGGTTTTTGATGCATTAATGGTGGCAACTCTTGCTGTTCGAACTAATTTTTTGAAAGCTTGGGCCCAACGGTATGTGATGGGGGAAAACGGAAAAGAATAA
- the htpX gene encoding protease HtpX: MAKRIFFFILTNVLVLTTISIIFMVTGAGNYIEDGGINFGALLVFSAIVGFTGSFISLLMSRWMAKKMMNVKVIDPDGPMNSQERQIVEMVHRMSRAAGITKMPEVGIYYSPEVNAFATGPSKNRSLVAVSSGLLDEMDEAAVEGVIAHEVAHIANGDMVTMTLLQGVVNTFVVFLARIAAFIASRFVKEEMAPIVHFIAIIVFQIAFSILGSIVVFAFSRYREFHADRGGADLAGKDKMVHALRSLQAYTNRVTEEKDTAIASLKINGKRKSSLFSTHPDLNERIRRLEAK, from the coding sequence ATGGCAAAACGTATATTCTTTTTTATCCTTACGAACGTACTTGTCTTAACAACGATTTCCATCATCTTTATGGTGACTGGTGCTGGAAACTATATTGAAGATGGCGGAATAAATTTCGGAGCACTTCTTGTATTTAGTGCCATCGTCGGTTTCACAGGTTCCTTCATTTCCTTATTGATGTCCCGTTGGATGGCTAAGAAAATGATGAATGTGAAAGTCATCGATCCAGATGGTCCGATGAACTCACAAGAACGTCAAATTGTTGAAATGGTTCACCGTATGTCCCGTGCAGCTGGTATCACGAAAATGCCGGAAGTTGGAATTTACTACTCTCCAGAGGTTAACGCATTTGCTACAGGTCCTTCCAAGAACCGTTCATTAGTAGCTGTTTCTTCTGGTCTATTAGATGAAATGGACGAAGCCGCTGTTGAAGGGGTTATCGCCCATGAGGTTGCCCACATCGCCAATGGTGATATGGTAACGATGACGTTATTGCAAGGTGTTGTGAATACATTCGTAGTATTCTTGGCTCGTATCGCAGCTTTCATCGCGTCTCGTTTTGTAAAAGAAGAAATGGCACCGATCGTACATTTCATTGCCATTATCGTATTCCAAATCGCATTCTCGATCCTTGGAAGCATCGTCGTATTTGCCTTCTCCCGTTACCGTGAGTTCCACGCAGACCGTGGAGGCGCAGACCTTGCAGGTAAAGACAAAATGGTGCATGCATTGCGTTCCCTTCAAGCTTACACAAACCGTGTGACAGAAGAGAAAGATACTGCGATTGCATCTCTTAAAATCAACGGAAAGAGAAAGAGTTCTTTATTCTCTACTCACCCTGATTTAAATGAGCGTATCCGTCGTTTAGAAGCGAAATAA
- a CDS encoding GlsB/YeaQ/YmgE family stress response membrane protein: protein MLGLLITLIIAIVIGMIGSAIAPGRMPGGILGAMLAGLVGAWIGHGLFGSLGPVIADFAIIPAIIGAAIFVFLLTLISRGLRSAT from the coding sequence ATGTTAGGATTATTAATTACTCTTATTATAGCAATCGTTATTGGAATGATCGGAAGTGCCATCGCACCTGGTAGAATGCCTGGGGGAATCTTGGGAGCTATGCTTGCAGGTTTAGTGGGAGCTTGGATTGGTCACGGGTTATTCGGTTCTTTAGGACCTGTTATCGCTGACTTTGCCATCATCCCAGCCATCATCGGTGCCGCAATCTTCGTATTCTTATTAACATTAATCTCAAGAGGACTAAGAAGTGCAACATAA
- a CDS encoding SRPBCC family protein: MPDIQDSVIISKPVEEVFSYAANMDNSSKIMQNVVAIEKLTEGPIQVGTKFKETREIRGRQASSIIEFIEFLPNERYVVKSEANGLKVIYHYDFKPTVDGGTKVHFQGDIHTSGIVMKLTKPIIRKILKKEDGDHLSQLKKLLEGTAEEEETETEE, encoded by the coding sequence TTGCCAGATATTCAGGATTCCGTCATTATTTCCAAGCCCGTGGAAGAGGTATTTTCTTATGCGGCCAATATGGACAACTCTTCCAAAATAATGCAAAATGTCGTTGCTATTGAAAAGCTGACAGAAGGCCCAATACAGGTTGGTACGAAGTTTAAAGAAACCCGTGAAATCCGTGGACGACAAGCATCTTCTATTATTGAATTTATCGAATTCTTACCGAATGAACGTTATGTGGTCAAGAGCGAGGCAAATGGGCTGAAGGTTATTTATCACTATGACTTTAAGCCAACAGTGGATGGTGGTACGAAGGTTCATTTTCAAGGGGACATTCATACTTCAGGCATCGTTATGAAGCTCACCAAGCCCATCATCCGAAAGATTTTGAAAAAAGAAGACGGCGACCATCTTTCCCAATTGAAGAAATTATTAGAAGGTACTGCCGAGGAAGAAGAAACGGAAACAGAAGAGTAA
- a CDS encoding VanZ family protein — translation MKKILIPILMSIIIFTIFIPITSTLTSYLHPVVLVVLFFCIFVVNLAIYLFVTKQQLVVRRPFLIGAFILYTLSLLVLLFMRPSEPAYDNSNLVPFKTISLYLSGNADWFVSFYNLAANVGLFVPFGVLLAFWTRRFLIRVFLPFALVSCIEITQLLTNRGSLDIDDLILNVLGFYIGYALVPLVRRIVEIK, via the coding sequence TTGAAAAAAATACTTATTCCCATCCTGATGAGCATCATCATTTTCACGATCTTCATTCCCATCACAAGCACTCTCACTTCCTACCTGCATCCTGTTGTGTTGGTTGTGCTCTTTTTTTGTATATTTGTTGTTAACCTAGCCATCTATTTATTTGTAACGAAGCAGCAATTGGTGGTAAGACGCCCTTTTCTAATCGGCGCCTTCATTCTTTATACCCTTTCCCTGCTGGTTCTTCTATTCATGAGGCCCAGTGAGCCGGCCTATGATAACAGCAATCTTGTACCTTTTAAAACTATTTCACTTTACCTTTCTGGCAATGCAGATTGGTTCGTTTCTTTTTATAACCTGGCTGCTAATGTAGGGTTGTTTGTACCCTTTGGGGTTTTACTGGCATTTTGGACTAGACGTTTTTTAATCAGAGTGTTCCTTCCTTTTGCACTAGTTTCCTGCATTGAAATTACCCAATTGCTTACGAATAGAGGAAGCTTAGATATTGATGATCTAATTTTAAATGTACTGGGGTTTTATATCGGGTACGCATTGGTTCCTTTAGTGAGGAGAATTGTAGAAATTAAGTGA
- the nfsA gene encoding oxygen-insensitive NADPH nitroreductase, which translates to MNQTIETILSHRSVRKFEDKSLTEEQIKTIVKSAQAASTSSFVQAYSIIGVKDKAKKKRLAELAGNQSYVENNGHFFVFCADFHRHALIGKLEDTDVTSSIESTEKFMVAVIDASLAAQNATVAAESMGLGICYIGGLRTNIAEVAELLKMPANTIPLFGLAVGYPAQDTGVKPRLPMENVYHEEEYQQDEKVFKEQLEDYNQEISGYYHERTQGKRSDTWTSQMAGMLKEPKRMHMKGFVEKQGFAKK; encoded by the coding sequence GTGAATCAAACTATTGAAACCATACTTTCGCATCGCTCCGTTCGAAAATTTGAAGATAAAAGCTTAACAGAGGAACAGATAAAAACGATCGTCAAAAGCGCTCAAGCAGCTTCTACGTCAAGCTTTGTTCAAGCCTACTCGATTATCGGGGTAAAAGATAAGGCGAAGAAAAAACGCTTGGCTGAGCTTGCCGGAAACCAATCATATGTAGAGAATAATGGGCATTTCTTCGTCTTTTGCGCTGATTTCCACCGCCATGCACTAATTGGTAAATTGGAAGATACAGATGTCACATCATCCATTGAGAGTACGGAAAAGTTCATGGTGGCAGTAATAGATGCGTCGCTTGCCGCACAGAACGCTACTGTTGCTGCAGAGTCCATGGGCCTTGGCATCTGTTATATCGGGGGACTTCGTACGAATATTGCAGAAGTGGCAGAGCTTTTGAAAATGCCGGCAAATACTATTCCTTTATTTGGCCTTGCAGTGGGCTATCCGGCACAGGACACCGGAGTGAAACCTCGTTTGCCTATGGAGAATGTGTACCACGAAGAGGAATATCAACAGGATGAAAAGGTCTTTAAAGAGCAATTGGAAGACTATAATCAGGAGATTTCCGGCTACTATCATGAACGCACTCAGGGAAAACGTTCGGACACATGGACAAGTCAAATGGCCGGGATGTTGAAAGAACCGAAGCGGATGCATATGAAGGGGTTTGTGGAAAAGCAGGGATTTGCGAAGAAATAA
- a CDS encoding TetR/AcrR family transcriptional regulator encodes MGNQEEKKMSEKHRKILEAAIDTFAEKGYAATSTNEIAKKAGVAEGTIFRHYKTKKELLLSIVSPTVAKFVAPHFAKSFSKEVLEGEYDSYEEFLRKLAYNRYEFIKQNFPILKIFIQEVAFHEEFQKPYFNLFKEVILPNFTNVVVHFQDKGELKKLPPETIIRFTISTIAGTIFTQRFLDQKQDFNQELEEAISFLMDGLNPGQK; translated from the coding sequence ATGGGCAATCAAGAAGAGAAAAAAATGAGCGAAAAACACCGTAAAATACTGGAGGCAGCCATTGATACTTTTGCAGAGAAAGGGTATGCGGCTACTTCCACCAATGAAATAGCAAAAAAGGCCGGAGTTGCAGAGGGGACAATATTCAGACATTACAAAACGAAGAAGGAGTTGCTCCTTTCCATCGTTTCTCCAACGGTTGCCAAGTTTGTCGCACCGCATTTCGCTAAATCTTTCTCCAAGGAAGTATTGGAGGGAGAGTATGACAGCTATGAGGAGTTCCTCCGAAAACTGGCATACAATCGTTATGAATTTATTAAACAGAATTTCCCGATTCTAAAAATTTTCATCCAGGAAGTCGCGTTCCATGAAGAGTTTCAAAAGCCATATTTTAATCTCTTCAAAGAAGTCATTCTTCCAAACTTTACAAATGTAGTCGTGCATTTCCAAGATAAGGGGGAGTTGAAAAAGCTTCCTCCTGAAACAATTATCCGCTTTACTATATCAACTATTGCCGGAACAATATTTACTCAACGATTTCTTGATCAAAAACAGGATTTTAATCAAGAATTAGAAGAGGCTATTTCCTTTTTAATGGATGGGCTAAATCCCGGTCAAAAATAA
- a CDS encoding ABC transporter permease: MRITAVIIRILRQFFRDKRTLGLMIIAPMLILALMNAVFADQEPNMEIGVVGEVQSLVQHFEDENMKLIVVESEEEGRDRIAESEIDALLTKGKIVLEGSDPSVNKAILLKLQKLNQPDQNKELPFDIEYAYGSDTMEMFDNIGPFLIVFFVFFFVFLITGVSFLRERTSGTLERLMATPIKRWELVMGYVAGFGIFTLIQSSIIVFFTIYMLDIQMAGNILSILFVTFTVAITALTLGTLLSAFAKNELQMIQFIPLVVVPQVFFSGLFSIEAMPTWLQKLSLVMPLTYAGEAMKDIMIRGKGIEEIYSYILLLFGFSLLFILLNIKALKKYRPT, encoded by the coding sequence ATGAGAATAACTGCGGTGATCATTCGGATTTTACGCCAGTTTTTCCGAGATAAAAGAACGTTGGGTTTAATGATTATTGCGCCAATGCTTATTTTAGCTCTAATGAATGCGGTATTTGCAGACCAGGAACCGAATATGGAAATTGGAGTGGTGGGAGAGGTTCAATCACTCGTGCAACATTTTGAAGATGAAAATATGAAATTAATAGTAGTCGAGAGTGAAGAGGAGGGCAGGGATAGAATAGCAGAATCGGAAATCGATGCGCTTCTTACGAAGGGGAAAATAGTGTTAGAGGGAAGCGATCCATCTGTGAATAAAGCGATCCTGCTCAAGCTGCAAAAGTTGAACCAGCCTGATCAAAACAAGGAACTGCCATTTGACATAGAGTATGCATATGGATCGGATACAATGGAGATGTTTGATAATATCGGTCCTTTTCTTATCGTCTTTTTCGTTTTCTTTTTCGTCTTTTTGATTACGGGTGTATCTTTTCTTCGCGAACGGACTAGTGGAACTTTGGAAAGGCTGATGGCCACACCAATTAAAAGATGGGAGCTTGTGATGGGGTATGTAGCGGGTTTTGGGATATTTACGCTCATCCAATCAAGCATCATTGTCTTTTTTACTATTTACATGTTAGATATCCAAATGGCAGGAAATATACTGTCCATTCTTTTTGTTACCTTTACTGTCGCCATTACGGCGTTGACACTCGGAACCTTGTTGTCTGCATTTGCAAAGAATGAATTACAAATGATTCAATTCATTCCACTTGTTGTTGTTCCACAAGTGTTCTTTTCCGGCTTGTTTTCCATTGAAGCTATGCCTACTTGGCTTCAAAAATTAAGTTTGGTGATGCCTTTAACCTATGCAGGAGAAGCGATGAAGGATATTATGATTAGAGGGAAAGGAATAGAAGAGATTTATAGTTATATTCTATTGTTATTTGGTTTCTCTCTTTTATTTATCTTATTAAACATTAAAGCTTTGAAAAAATATCGACCGACATAA